CTCCATCAAGCCGCGCGCCCCGCGCAAAAAGACCGTCGTCACCACCAATACCTCAATGAAGGTTTTGATCGTCGAGGACGGCCACGTCAGCCAGCTCGTCGGCGCACGCATGCTGGAAAAGCGCGGCCACCATGTCACCCTGGCTTCCAGTGGGCGCGAGGCCATCGTCCGCTGCCAGAAAGACACCTTCGACGCCATTCTCATGGACGTCCACATGCCCGGGCTCAATGGCTATGAAGCCACCGCCAGAATCCGCCGCCTGGAGCAGAGCACCGGCAGGCATGTGCCCATCATCGCCATGACGGCCAATGCCATGAAGGGCGACCGTGAAAAATGCCTCGCAGCAGGCATGGATGACTATATTTCCAAACCCCTGCGCTCAGACGAACTCTTTCGTGTGGTGGAGCAATACGCCCAGCGTTCTGCTCCGCAGGATGAAGGGCAGCAGTCAGTGGAGGCTGCGCCTGCCGCCCCTCGTGCCAAGGTGGTGCCACCCCCCTTCAATCTCGCCGAATTCCGTGAGTCCACCGGGGATGAAAAACTCATCCGCAAGCTCGTCAGCATCTTCGCCGAAGACTCTCAGAAATACCTCCGCAAAGCCGAAAAAGCCCTCGCCACCGGCAAGGCCGGCCCGCTTTACGAGGCCGCGCACGCGCTCAAGGGCATGTTGGGCGTTTACGCCGCTGGCATCGCCCTCAAGCACTGCTCCGAACTCTGCGAATATGCCCATGCCGGAGACATGAAGGGTGCTCAGATCATGCTCGACCAGGTCAAAAAAGAATGCGTCACGCTGGATCAGGCCCTCACGGCTGCATTCCAGACCGGAGCCAAATAACCTCAGCGGTACTCCGTCATGCCGTCAAAGCCGTGCACCACTTGCACGGCATGTCCCAGTTCTTTCAAAATCTGTCGCGTCAGGTTCAGCTTCACCTGTAGTGCATTGTCATCGTGGTCAGGATCATGATGCACCACGACCCACTTTTTGGCCCCCACCAGCTTGGTCAGCGCACAAGCCGTGGCCAGATTGGAGTGCCCCCAGCCGATGCGTTTGGGATAATCCGTCGGCAGGTACTGCGCCTCGTGCACCAGAAGATCCACCCCGTCCAAAAACCTGAGGATGGGCTCATAGGGCACGACTAGATCCGAGTCACGTGTCAGCGTCACCGGCGCGCCCGTGTAGCCTTGGAGGAACTCATTGTCCGGCACAAAGGCCACGCTCCAGCCGTCATGCTCCACCTTAAAGCCCACCGTGGCGCCGGGATGCTGGGTAAACTCCCGCGTCACCGTCACGTCTCCGATTTTCACCGGCACGTCATCCAGAAACACAAAATTGATCTTGGCGCGCAGATCTTCGCGCTGGATCGGGAAATAGTCCCGGTCCATCTGGCCGCAGAGCAGAGATTCGATATTCTTCCCAAACCCGCGCTCCCCATACACCGTAATCTCATACCCGGGGATGTAGATTGGCGTGAAAAACGGAAAGCCCTGGATGTGATCCCAGTGCGTGTGCGTGATGAAAAGATGAATGTGGCACGGCCCTCCGGCCAGGAAGGACTGCCCCGCCTCACGCAGGCCGGATCCAGCATCAAACAGGATTCGTTCTTTGCCCGTGTTGTACTCGAAGCAGGTCGTATTGCCACCATGCTGCGCATAGCGCGCTCCGCATACGGGAATGGACCCTCGCGTGCCCCAAAGCTTCACATGCGGGCGCTTCGTATCCAGCACCGGTGCATACTGCTCCGCCACAACAGGCAAATGTTCACGGTGGGTGATCCCTTTCGTCGTCCCCGCTTCATGAAAATACTGGCGCAGTTTTTCGATCAGCAGCGCAGGGTCAAAGGGCTTGATCAGCACATCCACTGGACCAGTCTGCTGGATGTGTTTCAGCTCGGTGGCATAATCTTTCGCCGTGCAGACGATCACCGGCAGGTGTTGCGTGGACTGCTGCGCCCGCAGGTGCCTCAGCACCTCCAGCCCGTTCATCTTGGGCATGATCAGGTCCAGCACCAGCAGGTCGGGCTGAAACGCCTCCATCAGCTCCAGACACTCTTCTCCATCCTCTGCCACACGTACGATGTAGCCGTTCGTCTCCAACGCATGAGAGAGGCGCATGGACAACGCACGCACGTCTTCAGCCAGCAGGATTTTTTTGGGTGGGGTTGGTTGCACCATGTCTTGCCTCGGTCTTCTCAAATAAAACGTGCAGAAATGGTGGTCGGGCTGGCGGGATTCGAACCCACGACCTCTTCGTCCCGAACGAAGCGCTCTACCAGGCTGAGCCACAGCCCGCCTTGATCATTGCTGACTCTTGCGGTTCCACTTTCGGCATTGCTGCGTTCCAGCGGTCGGGACAGTATCTGTAACCTTTTCAGGGAATCGCGCAAGTTAGAAGATGTCCGGCTCCGGCACCGCTGGACCATGCTGCAGGAAGTCAAAATCCGCACCTTGGTCCGCCTGTGTGACATGTTCGACAAACAGCTTCGCATAGCCGCGGTGGTAGCGCTGCGGTGCGGGCTTCCAGGCGGCCCGGCGCTTTTCCAGCTCCTCTTCACTGACGTGCAGATGCAGCTTCCGGTTCGGCACATCCAACTCGATCAGGTCGCCAGTCTTCACCAACGCCAGAGGTCCGCCCACCGCGCTCTCCGGCGCGATGTGCAGCACGCATGCCCCGTAGCTCGTTCCGCTCATGCGGCAGTCGCTCAGGCGCACCATGTCACGGATCCCCTGCATGATCAGCTTCTTCGGAATGGGGAGCTGCCCCCACTCTGGCATGCCCGGCGCGCCCACAGGGCCTGCATTGCGCAAAATGAGAACGGTGTCTTTCGTCACATCCAGATCCATGTCGTCGATGTGCTTTTTCATCTCCGCATAGCTGTCATACACCAGTGCCGGTCCCGTGTGCGTGCAGAGCTCTTTCGTCGCCGCCGCATGTTTGATCACTGCACCATCCGGACACAGATTCCCCCGCAGGATCGCCGTGCCGCCATCCGGCTGCAATGCGTTGGCGGGGGTGCGAATCACATCTTCGTTGT
This sequence is a window from Prosthecobacter vanneervenii. Protein-coding genes within it:
- a CDS encoding response regulator, coding for MVQPTPPKKILLAEDVRALSMRLSHALETNGYIVRVAEDGEECLELMEAFQPDLLVLDLIMPKMNGLEVLRHLRAQQSTQHLPVIVCTAKDYATELKHIQQTGPVDVLIKPFDPALLIEKLRQYFHEAGTTKGITHREHLPVVAEQYAPVLDTKRPHVKLWGTRGSIPVCGARYAQHGGNTTCFEYNTGKERILFDAGSGLREAGQSFLAGGPCHIHLFITHTHWDHIQGFPFFTPIYIPGYEITVYGERGFGKNIESLLCGQMDRDYFPIQREDLRAKINFVFLDDVPVKIGDVTVTREFTQHPGATVGFKVEHDGWSVAFVPDNEFLQGYTGAPVTLTRDSDLVVPYEPILRFLDGVDLLVHEAQYLPTDYPKRIGWGHSNLATACALTKLVGAKKWVVVHHDPDHDDNALQVKLNLTRQILKELGHAVQVVHGFDGMTEYR